From a single Streptomyces misionensis genomic region:
- a CDS encoding non-ribosomal peptide synthetase has protein sequence MNAVLLPKRFAEQARRTPHAVAVVDGEHTVDYRELDRAANRTARLLRGLGAGPGTLVAVALERGPDLIVALLAVWKASAAYVPLDPGQPPARLTGMVRDSGAALVLADEPLAGPVRDAGARPLSPARVRAEAARLPATPPDGTADPDDLAYAIFTSGSTGRPKAVAVTHAGIAGRVGWGVAAHRIGPGDRVLLKTSIAFDAAGWEILAPLTSGGTIVLAPPGAERDPAALLDAVARHQVTVLQAVPSVLRLLAEEDPGGRAWADCGALRLLCSAGEPLYAELAARIGELTAGRVELWNTYGPTECSIDVTAQRVDPGQTTGAVPIGRAITGMRVLVLGPAGEPVPVGVPGELYAGGPGVARGYLGRPALTAERFVPDPYGPPGARLYRTGDLVQWRDDLTLEYLGRIDHQVKVNGVRIEPGEIESALAAHPAVSGAVVTPCGREGDAAHRLAAHVTTREPVTDEALRAFLAERLPESHVPAVFRTVDGFPLTVGGKADRAALVAAEELRGDGGAPYVAPRDAGEELVAGVWAELLGRERIGAHDDFFALGGTSLHLARLAARLRAASGGRVPLRGLFAAATVEAQARLLGPAPAAAPGGAVDGEPVRPVPRDGDLPLSPGQRRLWFLDRLAPASAEWVAPVMLRLPAGTGEAAVRAALRELTARHEALRTRYPSVDGEPRQRIAAPYDARAEPELRTEDTERAALAALFGEELRRGFDLERGPLWRALLARITGEDHLLLLTVHHIGCDGWSSTVIERELGELCAAHEAGRAPELAPPQVQYADYAAWQRRRLTDEYTRSELDHWRGELAGLEALELPVDRPRPAERDARGAVVSFEIDPEVSRRLTDLGRADGATPFMTLLTAFAALLARHTGQWDVPVGTPVPGRDRPETASTVGFFLNSLVVRCRLDATAGFRQALARVRDTARSAFAHQDLPFERLVEELGPERDLSRTPLYQVAFDLHSEGATSVAARPEDAAALARAWRVAKTDLSLFVRLRPDGSFGAALEYATALFDEATVARLADRFTRLLRAVADRPEQPLAQVELIPAAQRRRQLVEWNATAAPTRPGTVLDWFEDQAARTPGADAVVLGGRTLRYGELDARAGRLARHLRALGVAAESRVGVLLDRGPELITALLAVWKAGAAYVPFDPEHPAGRIAALLDEARVTALITVRDLLVDAPATVVPVLLDEDARDVAPRPAAAPSAPGGDPGPDRLAYVVFTSGSTGRAKGVEVTHRGLANHVDWAARELASRGPGGAPLFSSVAYDLVVPTLWAPLVTGGAVTVVPPGTDLSALGRALGASAPYAFVKLTPGHLDVLADQLAPAEAAALAPVLVVAGEPFTRSIAERWRALAPDAELINEYGPTEATVGTSVHPVPGTIGTDVLPIGRPLPNVTQYVLDAELRPVPTGVTGELYIGGGGVARGYTGRPGLTAGRFLPDPFAARPGARLYRSGDLVRQRDDGTVVFVGRADDQIKLRGHRIEPGEVRAVLTGHPDVRDAVVGLHRPEGGEPFLVAHYVPAEPAPRTERLAEHCARSLPEAWVPSAFVPVPAIPLNANGKVDRRALPAPGRGAGAGSVAPSGPVQERLAAIWTELLGSEPGVHDSFFAQGGNSITGIRLVARIQEAFEIDLPVRALFETPTVAGLASAVEEIIVAEAGALSDEEIADRL, from the coding sequence GTGAACGCCGTATTGCTGCCGAAACGGTTCGCCGAGCAAGCGCGGCGCACGCCGCACGCGGTCGCCGTCGTCGACGGCGAGCACACCGTCGACTACCGGGAACTGGACCGCGCGGCCAACCGCACGGCCCGTCTGCTGCGCGGGCTGGGTGCCGGGCCCGGCACCCTGGTCGCAGTGGCCCTGGAGCGCGGACCGGACCTGATCGTCGCCCTGCTCGCGGTCTGGAAGGCGTCGGCGGCGTACGTCCCGCTCGACCCCGGCCAGCCGCCGGCCCGGCTGACCGGCATGGTCCGGGACTCCGGCGCGGCCCTGGTGCTCGCCGACGAGCCGCTGGCCGGCCCGGTGCGCGACGCGGGCGCCCGGCCGCTGTCACCGGCCCGCGTCCGCGCCGAGGCCGCCCGGCTGCCCGCCACGCCGCCCGACGGCACGGCGGACCCGGACGACCTCGCCTATGCGATCTTCACCTCGGGCTCCACCGGCCGGCCCAAGGCGGTCGCCGTCACCCACGCCGGGATCGCGGGCCGGGTCGGCTGGGGCGTCGCCGCCCACCGCATCGGCCCCGGGGACCGGGTGCTGCTGAAGACCTCCATCGCCTTCGACGCCGCCGGCTGGGAGATCCTGGCTCCCCTGACCAGCGGCGGCACCATCGTCCTCGCCCCGCCCGGCGCGGAACGGGACCCGGCGGCCCTGCTGGACGCCGTCGCCCGGCACCAGGTGACGGTGCTCCAGGCCGTGCCGTCCGTGCTGCGGCTGCTGGCCGAGGAAGACCCGGGCGGCCGGGCCTGGGCCGACTGCGGGGCACTCCGGCTGCTGTGCTCCGCCGGGGAGCCGCTGTACGCGGAACTCGCCGCCCGGATCGGGGAGTTGACCGCGGGACGCGTCGAGTTGTGGAACACCTACGGGCCCACCGAGTGCAGCATCGACGTCACCGCCCAGCGGGTCGACCCCGGGCAGACCACCGGAGCCGTCCCCATCGGCCGCGCCATCACCGGCATGCGGGTCCTGGTCCTCGGCCCGGCCGGCGAACCGGTGCCGGTGGGCGTGCCCGGCGAGCTGTACGCGGGCGGCCCCGGAGTCGCCCGCGGCTACCTGGGCCGCCCCGCCCTGACCGCCGAGCGCTTCGTGCCCGACCCCTACGGCCCGCCCGGCGCGCGTCTGTACCGCACCGGCGACCTGGTCCAGTGGCGGGACGACCTGACCCTGGAGTACCTCGGCCGGATCGACCACCAGGTCAAGGTGAACGGCGTCCGTATCGAGCCCGGCGAGATCGAGTCGGCACTCGCCGCGCACCCCGCCGTCAGCGGCGCCGTCGTCACGCCCTGCGGCCGCGAGGGCGACGCCGCCCACCGGCTGGCCGCCCATGTGACCACGCGCGAGCCGGTCACCGACGAGGCCCTGCGCGCCTTCCTCGCCGAGCGGCTGCCCGAGAGCCATGTGCCGGCCGTCTTCCGCACGGTGGACGGGTTCCCGCTCACGGTCGGCGGCAAGGCGGACCGGGCCGCGCTGGTCGCGGCCGAGGAACTGCGCGGCGACGGAGGCGCGCCGTACGTCGCCCCGCGCGACGCGGGCGAGGAACTGGTCGCGGGCGTCTGGGCCGAACTCCTCGGCCGGGAGCGGATCGGTGCGCACGACGACTTCTTCGCCCTCGGCGGCACCTCGCTGCACCTCGCCCGGCTCGCCGCTCGGCTGCGCGCCGCGTCGGGCGGACGGGTGCCGCTGCGCGGCCTGTTCGCGGCCGCCACGGTCGAGGCCCAGGCCCGGCTGCTCGGTCCGGCGCCCGCCGCCGCACCCGGGGGCGCGGTCGACGGCGAACCGGTCCGCCCGGTGCCGCGGGACGGGGACCTGCCGCTGTCCCCGGGGCAGCGCAGGCTCTGGTTCCTGGACCGGCTGGCCCCCGCGAGCGCCGAATGGGTCGCCCCCGTCATGCTGCGGTTGCCGGCCGGCACGGGCGAGGCCGCCGTCCGTGCCGCACTGCGCGAACTGACGGCCCGGCACGAGGCGTTGCGCACCCGCTATCCGTCCGTCGACGGCGAGCCCCGGCAGCGGATCGCGGCGCCGTACGACGCCCGTGCCGAACCGGAGTTGCGCACCGAGGACACCGAACGGGCCGCGCTGGCCGCACTGTTCGGCGAGGAGCTGCGGCGCGGTTTCGACCTGGAGCGCGGCCCGCTGTGGCGCGCCCTGCTCGCCAGGATCACGGGTGAGGACCACCTGCTGCTGCTGACGGTGCACCACATCGGCTGCGACGGCTGGTCCAGCACGGTCATCGAGCGCGAGCTGGGCGAGCTGTGCGCCGCCCACGAGGCGGGCCGTGCGCCCGAACTCGCGCCGCCCCAGGTGCAGTACGCCGACTACGCGGCATGGCAGCGGCGACGGCTGACCGACGAGTACACCCGGTCCGAACTCGACCACTGGAGGGGCGAGTTGGCCGGGCTCGAAGCTCTGGAACTGCCCGTCGACCGGCCCCGGCCGGCCGAGCGGGACGCGCGGGGCGCGGTCGTCTCCTTCGAGATCGACCCCGAGGTCTCCCGGCGCCTGACCGACCTGGGCCGGGCCGACGGCGCGACCCCCTTCATGACGCTGCTGACGGCCTTCGCCGCGCTGCTGGCCCGGCACACCGGTCAGTGGGACGTGCCGGTCGGCACCCCGGTCCCGGGACGCGACCGGCCGGAGACCGCCTCCACGGTCGGCTTCTTCCTGAACTCGCTGGTGGTGCGGTGCCGGCTGGACGCCACGGCCGGCTTCCGGCAGGCCCTGGCCCGGGTGCGGGACACCGCGCGGAGTGCCTTCGCCCACCAGGACCTGCCCTTCGAGCGGCTCGTGGAGGAACTGGGCCCGGAGCGCGACCTGTCCCGCACTCCCCTGTACCAGGTCGCCTTCGACCTGCACAGCGAGGGCGCGACCAGCGTCGCCGCCCGGCCGGAGGACGCCGCCGCCCTCGCCCGGGCCTGGCGGGTCGCCAAGACCGATCTCTCGCTGTTCGTGCGCCTGCGGCCCGACGGCTCCTTCGGCGCCGCGCTGGAGTACGCGACCGCGCTCTTCGACGAGGCCACCGTGGCACGGCTGGCCGACCGCTTCACCCGGCTGCTGCGCGCCGTGGCCGACCGTCCGGAGCAGCCGCTCGCGCAGGTGGAGCTGATCCCGGCGGCGCAGCGGCGGCGGCAACTCGTGGAGTGGAACGCGACGGCCGCCCCCACACGGCCCGGCACGGTCCTCGACTGGTTCGAGGACCAGGCCGCCCGCACCCCGGGGGCAGACGCCGTGGTCCTCGGCGGGCGGACACTGCGCTACGGCGAACTGGACGCCCGCGCCGGCCGCCTCGCCCGGCATCTGCGGGCCCTCGGCGTGGCGGCGGAGTCCCGGGTGGGCGTGCTGCTCGACCGGGGCCCGGAGCTGATCACCGCCCTGCTGGCGGTCTGGAAGGCGGGCGCCGCCTATGTGCCGTTCGACCCCGAGCACCCGGCCGGGCGGATCGCCGCGCTGCTCGACGAGGCACGGGTGACGGCCCTGATCACCGTCCGGGACCTGCTGGTGGATGCGCCCGCGACGGTGGTGCCCGTACTGCTCGACGAGGACGCGCGGGACGTCGCCCCCCGGCCCGCCGCCGCCCCTTCGGCACCGGGCGGGGACCCGGGCCCCGACCGGCTGGCGTACGTCGTCTTCACCTCGGGGTCGACCGGCCGGGCCAAGGGCGTCGAGGTCACCCACCGAGGGCTGGCCAACCACGTGGACTGGGCCGCGCGGGAACTGGCGTCCCGCGGACCGGGCGGCGCCCCGCTGTTCTCCTCGGTCGCCTACGACCTGGTCGTGCCCACCCTGTGGGCGCCGCTGGTCACCGGTGGCGCCGTCACGGTCGTCCCGCCCGGCACCGACCTGTCCGCGCTCGGCCGGGCGCTCGGCGCGTCGGCGCCGTACGCCTTCGTGAAGCTGACACCGGGCCACCTCGACGTGCTGGCCGACCAGCTCGCCCCCGCCGAGGCCGCCGCGCTCGCGCCGGTCCTGGTGGTGGCCGGGGAACCGTTCACCCGGTCCATTGCCGAACGCTGGCGCGCCCTCGCGCCCGACGCCGAGCTGATCAACGAGTACGGGCCCACCGAGGCCACCGTCGGCACGAGCGTCCACCCCGTGCCCGGCACGATCGGCACCGACGTCCTGCCGATCGGCCGGCCCCTGCCCAACGTCACCCAGTACGTCCTGGACGCCGAGCTGCGGCCGGTGCCCACCGGGGTGACCGGCGAGCTGTACATCGGGGGCGGCGGCGTCGCCCGCGGCTACACCGGACGGCCCGGGCTGACCGCCGGACGTTTCCTGCCCGACCCGTTCGCCGCCCGGCCCGGCGCCCGGCTGTACCGCTCCGGTGACCTGGTGCGCCAACGCGACGACGGGACCGTCGTGTTCGTCGGACGGGCCGACGACCAGATCAAGCTCCGCGGCCACCGGATCGAACCCGGCGAGGTCCGCGCCGTGCTGACGGGGCATCCGGACGTGCGGGACGCGGTCGTCGGTCTGCACCGGCCCGAGGGCGGCGAGCCGTTCCTGGTCGCCCACTACGTGCCCGCCGAACCGGCGCCGCGCACGGAGCGGCTGGCCGAGCACTGTGCCCGGTCGCTGCCGGAGGCCTGGGTGCCGTCGGCCTTCGTGCCGGTGCCGGCCATTCCGCTCAACGCCAACGGCAAGGTCGACCGGCGGGCGCTGCCCGCGCCGGGCCGGGGCGCCGGCGCCGGCAGCGTCGCACCCAGCGGCCCGGTACAGGAGCGCCTCGCCGCCATCTGGACCGAGCTGCTGGGCAGCGAACCCGGCGTCCACGACAGCTTCTTCGCGCAGGGCGGCAACTCGATCACCGGTATCCGCCTCGTCGCCCGCATCCAGGAAGCCTTCGAGATCGACCTGCCGGTGCGGGCGCTCTTCGAGACGCCCACGGTCGCCGGACTCGCCTCCGCCGTCGAGGAGATCATCGTGGCGGAGGCCGGCGCCCTCTCCGACGAAGAGATAGCCGACCGGCTGTGA
- a CDS encoding FkbM family methyltransferase yields MTGGSGAPPARPRRITLPDGPEVWCTSVPAATTMWREMAPPGTYDRAAASLTEGATVLDIGANIGLMSVLCARKAPAVRVIAAEPAPELFACLRLNLELHCASWEAECVAVADRPGELPFTYYPQAPGNSGLFADPVADREVTRRYLTNTGLDPEDAAELTEGLHEGVAYRVPAVTVSELIRRHRVARVDLLKVDVERAELDVLRGVADEDWPRVDRVVAEAHDEDGRLARCERLLRSKGFEVTVSQDPLLTGTVLYEVEAGRPA; encoded by the coding sequence ATGACCGGCGGCTCCGGGGCGCCGCCCGCGCGGCCCCGCAGGATCACCCTGCCCGACGGGCCGGAGGTGTGGTGCACCAGCGTGCCCGCGGCCACCACGATGTGGCGCGAGATGGCACCACCCGGGACGTACGACCGGGCGGCCGCGTCGCTCACCGAGGGCGCCACCGTCCTCGACATCGGGGCCAACATCGGTCTGATGTCGGTGCTGTGCGCCCGCAAGGCACCGGCCGTGCGGGTGATCGCCGCCGAGCCGGCGCCCGAGCTGTTCGCCTGTCTGCGTCTCAACCTCGAACTGCACTGCGCCAGTTGGGAGGCCGAGTGCGTGGCGGTCGCCGACCGGCCGGGTGAACTGCCCTTCACCTACTACCCGCAGGCGCCCGGCAACTCGGGGCTGTTCGCCGACCCGGTCGCCGACCGGGAGGTCACCCGGCGCTATCTCACCAACACCGGACTCGACCCCGAGGACGCCGCCGAGCTGACCGAAGGACTGCACGAGGGCGTCGCGTACCGGGTCCCGGCCGTCACCGTCTCCGAACTGATCCGCCGGCACCGGGTGGCGCGGGTGGACCTGCTCAAGGTGGATGTGGAGCGGGCCGAACTCGATGTGCTGCGCGGGGTGGCCGACGAGGACTGGCCACGCGTCGACCGGGTGGTCGCGGAGGCCCACGACGAGGACGGGCGGCTCGCGCGGTGCGAGCGGCTGCTGCGCTCGAAGGGCTTCGAGGTGACCGTGTCCCAGGACCCGCTGCTGACGGGGACGGTCCTGTACGAGGTCGAGGCCGGACGCCCGGCATGA
- a CDS encoding condensation domain-containing protein: MTAARGAVPALMTAGQRQLWLAHQLAPDSAALNVVLAVRVRGELAAAPLARALTALVARHELLRSRFVTGADGLPVRELRHGYAPEPDERRAEGGADGLFESARRVGQEPLDPAREVFRLVVLRHRDDDNVLVLVAHHLVSDATSQVLLLRDLLDGYAAERAGRPAPPRPRPVAWDAYVRAERERAGSARGRAARGHWRRVCAGVPAAGPAPARRGAARGPAAGATVRRSLPPDTAERLAAVSASAGVTPFAWLLAAFQAALYRSGGAAHALVGVPATTRWVPGAREAVGYFIDTFPVVARFDAGTSFRTAARAAHGGLGNGMRYLGCPVGLPDGARLFRTIVTLIRADRLPVPGLLDGETRYAGLGLSLLDVPQQEGQTDLAVEIVQSGGGLTVLLRHDTATSEPAAVERLGDTLLRLVDASLDDPRARIDRVVLTDPGELAFLLSLGAGS, from the coding sequence GTGACCGCCGCTCGCGGGGCCGTGCCCGCGCTGATGACCGCGGGTCAGCGCCAGCTGTGGCTCGCCCACCAGCTCGCGCCCGACAGCGCGGCGCTCAACGTGGTCCTGGCCGTACGGGTGCGCGGTGAGCTGGCGGCGGCCCCGCTGGCCCGTGCGCTGACCGCCCTGGTGGCGCGGCACGAACTGCTGCGCTCCCGTTTCGTCACCGGGGCGGACGGCCTGCCGGTGCGCGAGCTGCGCCACGGGTACGCGCCGGAACCGGACGAGCGGCGGGCCGAGGGCGGCGCGGACGGCCTGTTCGAATCGGCCCGCCGGGTCGGGCAGGAGCCCCTTGATCCCGCGCGGGAGGTCTTCCGGCTGGTCGTGCTGCGCCACCGGGACGACGACAACGTCCTCGTCCTGGTCGCACACCACCTCGTCAGCGACGCCACCTCGCAGGTCCTGCTGCTGCGGGACCTGCTCGACGGCTACGCCGCGGAACGCGCCGGGCGGCCGGCCCCGCCGCGGCCCCGGCCCGTCGCGTGGGACGCGTACGTACGGGCCGAGCGGGAGCGTGCCGGATCCGCCCGCGGCCGGGCGGCACGCGGGCACTGGCGGCGGGTCTGCGCCGGGGTGCCGGCGGCCGGGCCCGCTCCCGCCCGGCGCGGGGCGGCGCGCGGACCCGCGGCCGGGGCCACCGTGCGCCGGTCGCTGCCGCCGGACACCGCCGAACGGCTGGCCGCCGTGAGCGCGTCCGCCGGGGTGACGCCCTTCGCGTGGCTGCTCGCCGCCTTCCAGGCCGCCCTGTACCGCTCGGGCGGCGCGGCGCACGCGCTGGTCGGCGTGCCCGCGACCACGCGCTGGGTGCCCGGGGCCCGGGAGGCCGTCGGCTATTTCATCGACACCTTCCCGGTGGTGGCCCGTTTCGACGCGGGCACCTCCTTCCGGACGGCGGCCCGGGCGGCGCACGGCGGGCTGGGGAACGGCATGCGGTACCTGGGCTGTCCGGTCGGACTCCCGGACGGGGCCCGGCTGTTCCGCACGATCGTCACGCTCATCAGGGCCGACCGGCTGCCGGTCCCCGGGCTCCTGGACGGCGAGACGCGGTACGCGGGGCTCGGGCTCTCGCTCCTCGACGTGCCGCAGCAGGAGGGGCAGACGGACCTCGCGGTGGAGATCGTGCAGAGCGGCGGCGGTCTCACCGTCCTGCTCCGCCACGACACCGCGACGTCGGAGCCTGCCGCGGTCGAACGCCTCGGTGACACACTGCTGCGGCTGGTCGACGCCTCGCTCGACGATCCCCGCGCCCGGATCGACCGGGTCGTGCTGACCGATCCCGGGGAGCTGGCCTTCCTGCTCTCCCTGGGAGCCGGTTCATGA
- a CDS encoding acyl carrier protein: MPEPTARVQPDEIRRWLTERAAYYLECPVEELDPGSPLAELGLDSVYALTLCGDVEDRYGLVLEPSAAWDHPTLDALTAHLLAALERG; this comes from the coding sequence GTGCCCGAACCGACCGCGCGTGTCCAGCCGGACGAGATCCGGCGGTGGCTGACCGAGCGGGCCGCCTACTACCTGGAGTGCCCGGTCGAGGAGCTGGACCCGGGATCGCCGCTGGCCGAGCTGGGGCTGGACTCCGTCTACGCGCTCACCCTGTGCGGTGACGTCGAGGACAGGTACGGACTGGTCCTCGAACCGTCCGCCGCCTGGGACCATCCGACGCTCGACGCCCTCACCGCCCACCTCCTGGCCGCGCTGGAGCGCGGGTGA
- a CDS encoding fatty acyl-AMP ligase, with translation MSAGRAEEAWIVCAAEQVRSGPAGTGFRSFVDGFRARAGEEPERVAVRFRTGEREEVLTYGELEAAARAVGRWVGGRCPPGERVLLSCSPGTGFAMAFLGCLYAGVLPVPVPARGTYARQETRITGIAADCGARLVLDDEVIETARVPVTGGDGTPAAVDPRTVAFLQYTSGSTGDPKGVMVSHGALVHNIRLLARNQGWHSGMTWCSWLPAHHDMGLIAMLLAPLYLGGTVVLMSPTDFLKRPVSWLRLIDRYGAEVSCAPDFAYDLCARKLTEEQTAGLDLSRWRQALDGAEPIDPATLARFAERFQSAGFRREALTPGYGLAEATLCVSSAAVDEPPDVRLFDAAGLAGGVLRPPGPDAATVSLVGCGAPRGLDVRIVDPVSGRERPQGAIGEVWVRGGSVALGYWRRPEETARVFEAVTAAGEGGFLRTGDLGARVDGQLFVTGRLKEMISVRGRNLYPQDIERELRSLEPAFHGLPGAAFGVPVGAREEIVVVQEVRARDLGDEGPEALARRVRAALSARLGVRVGGVVLVRLGQVRRTTSGKVQRALMRTLFRAGAPDAFHAVLDPELRTVLAPARQR, from the coding sequence GTGTCCGCGGGGAGGGCCGAGGAGGCGTGGATCGTGTGTGCGGCGGAGCAAGTCCGAAGCGGTCCGGCCGGAACCGGCTTCCGGTCCTTCGTCGACGGCTTTCGCGCGCGGGCCGGGGAGGAACCGGAACGCGTCGCGGTCCGGTTCCGCACCGGTGAGCGCGAAGAGGTCCTCACCTACGGCGAGTTGGAGGCCGCCGCCCGTGCGGTCGGCCGGTGGGTCGGCGGGCGCTGCCCTCCCGGGGAGCGGGTGCTGCTCTCCTGCTCCCCCGGCACCGGGTTCGCCATGGCGTTCCTGGGCTGTCTGTACGCCGGTGTCCTGCCGGTTCCGGTGCCCGCGCGGGGAACCTACGCCCGGCAGGAGACGCGGATCACCGGGATCGCGGCCGACTGCGGTGCGCGGCTCGTGCTCGACGACGAGGTGATCGAGACGGCGCGGGTGCCGGTCACCGGCGGGGACGGCACGCCCGCGGCCGTGGATCCGCGCACCGTCGCCTTCCTGCAGTACACCTCCGGATCCACCGGCGATCCGAAGGGCGTGATGGTCTCCCACGGCGCGCTGGTGCACAACATCCGGCTGCTGGCCCGCAACCAGGGCTGGCACTCCGGGATGACGTGGTGCAGCTGGCTGCCGGCCCACCACGACATGGGTCTCATCGCCATGCTGCTGGCGCCGCTGTACCTCGGCGGCACGGTGGTGCTGATGTCGCCGACCGACTTCCTGAAGCGTCCGGTGAGCTGGCTGCGGCTGATCGACCGGTACGGCGCCGAGGTCAGCTGTGCGCCCGACTTCGCGTACGACCTGTGCGCGCGCAAGCTCACCGAGGAGCAGACGGCGGGCCTCGACCTGTCGCGCTGGCGGCAGGCGCTCGACGGCGCAGAGCCGATCGATCCGGCCACCCTGGCCCGCTTCGCAGAACGGTTTCAGTCCGCCGGGTTCCGGCGGGAGGCGCTGACACCCGGGTACGGGCTGGCGGAGGCGACGCTCTGTGTGTCGTCGGCCGCGGTGGACGAGCCGCCCGACGTACGGCTCTTCGACGCGGCCGGGCTGGCCGGCGGGGTGCTGCGGCCCCCCGGGCCGGACGCGGCGACGGTGTCGCTCGTCGGCTGCGGGGCGCCCCGGGGGCTCGACGTCAGGATCGTGGACCCCGTCTCGGGCCGGGAGCGTCCGCAGGGCGCGATCGGTGAGGTGTGGGTCCGCGGCGGCAGCGTCGCGCTCGGCTACTGGCGGCGGCCCGAGGAGACGGCCCGGGTCTTCGAAGCGGTCACCGCGGCGGGCGAGGGCGGGTTCCTGCGCACCGGCGATCTGGGCGCACGGGTGGACGGACAGCTCTTCGTCACCGGGCGGCTCAAGGAAATGATCAGTGTCCGGGGGCGGAACCTGTACCCGCAGGACATCGAGAGGGAACTGCGCTCCCTCGAACCCGCGTTCCACGGGCTGCCGGGCGCGGCCTTCGGGGTGCCGGTGGGGGCGCGCGAGGAGATCGTCGTCGTACAGGAGGTGCGGGCCCGCGACCTCGGGGACGAGGGGCCCGAGGCGCTGGCACGCCGTGTCCGGGCCGCGCTGTCCGCGCGCCTCGGCGTGCGGGTCGGCGGGGTGGTCCTCGTCCGCCTCGGCCAGGTGCGCCGCACCACCAGCGGCAAGGTGCAGCGGGCCCTGATGCGCACGCTGTTCCGGGCGGGCGCCCCGGACGCCTTCCACGCCGTGCTGGACCCCGAGCTGCGAACCGTGCTCGCCCCGGCCCGGCAGCGGTGA
- a CDS encoding GNAT family N-acetyltransferase, which produces MGSRTSPVGRSITIRRTVARDARRLTRLVRGSGAYQGQYASAVEGYRVGPDYIEAHRSFVAVGGAEDGGRVLGFYSLVLAPPELDLLFVADEAQGRGIGRMLVEHMQCEARAAGLDRVKVVSHLPAEDFYHRVGAVRTGTARATPPAVPWDRPEFEFRIPAR; this is translated from the coding sequence ATGGGTTCACGCACTTCCCCGGTCGGCCGGTCGATCACGATACGGAGGACCGTCGCGCGCGACGCCAGGCGGCTCACGCGGCTCGTGCGCGGCTCGGGCGCCTACCAGGGGCAGTACGCGTCCGCGGTCGAGGGCTACCGGGTCGGTCCCGACTACATCGAGGCCCACCGCAGTTTCGTGGCCGTCGGCGGTGCGGAGGACGGCGGCCGGGTCCTCGGGTTCTACTCGCTCGTCCTCGCCCCGCCGGAGCTCGACCTGCTGTTCGTCGCGGACGAAGCGCAAGGGCGGGGTATCGGACGGATGCTCGTCGAGCACATGCAGTGCGAGGCCCGTGCCGCCGGGCTCGACCGGGTCAAGGTGGTGTCGCACCTTCCCGCCGAGGACTTCTACCACCGCGTCGGTGCGGTGCGGACGGGGACCGCGCGCGCGACCCCGCCCGCCGTGCCGTGGGACCGCCCCGAATTCGAGTTCCGCATCCCCGCGCGGTGA